One window of the Runella slithyformis DSM 19594 genome contains the following:
- the hemA gene encoding glutamyl-tRNA reductase, with amino-acid sequence MESLQFRSIGISYKTAPLEIREQIALNEDEAKALMVKVQEFFGGSDILVVSTCNRTEIYYNAPQDFNAAIAKLLLIEKGLINTEAYLSYFTFYSTQEAAARHLFEVATGLHSQVVGDMQIPNQVKHAYQWSVDLGMAGPFLHRLLHTIFFANKRVAQETSFRDGAASTSYVAVELIDHVTTLKENPSILVVGVGEIGTDVCRNLKEKKYTNIKVVNRTRAKAEQLALELGFEVGDFENVEEEIRNADVVISSIQRDEPFITKELLRKKSLYSFKYVIDLSVPRSVAADAEQVPGVIVYNIDNIQQRANEALSRRLASIPQVESIITQALEEFGDWSKEMIVSPTIQKLKNALEQIRQEELARYMKSMNQEEAAKIDKITSGMMQKILKLPVLQLKAACKRGEAETLIDVLNDLFNLEQQPERK; translated from the coding sequence ATGGAATCATTACAGTTTAGAAGTATAGGTATTTCGTACAAAACCGCTCCGCTCGAAATTCGGGAGCAAATTGCATTAAACGAAGACGAAGCGAAAGCTTTAATGGTAAAAGTGCAGGAATTTTTTGGGGGGTCTGATATTTTAGTGGTTTCCACCTGCAACCGTACCGAAATCTATTACAACGCTCCTCAGGATTTCAACGCCGCGATTGCTAAACTTCTTTTGATCGAAAAAGGGTTAATCAATACCGAGGCTTATCTCTCTTATTTTACGTTTTATTCCACTCAGGAAGCAGCGGCACGTCATTTATTTGAAGTGGCTACGGGTCTGCATTCACAGGTAGTGGGCGATATGCAGATTCCCAATCAGGTAAAACACGCGTATCAGTGGTCCGTAGATCTGGGAATGGCCGGACCGTTTTTGCACCGATTGCTGCACACTATTTTCTTTGCCAATAAGCGCGTTGCGCAGGAAACCTCCTTCCGCGACGGGGCGGCCTCTACCTCTTACGTAGCTGTAGAACTGATAGATCACGTCACTACCTTAAAAGAAAACCCTTCCATCTTGGTCGTAGGCGTGGGCGAAATCGGAACAGACGTGTGCCGTAATTTGAAAGAAAAAAAATACACCAACATCAAGGTCGTAAATCGTACCCGCGCTAAGGCAGAACAACTGGCGCTTGAGCTGGGATTTGAAGTAGGCGACTTTGAAAATGTGGAAGAGGAAATTCGGAACGCCGACGTTGTGATTTCTTCCATTCAGCGCGACGAACCGTTCATTACCAAAGAACTCCTGCGTAAAAAATCACTTTATTCGTTCAAATACGTAATCGATCTGTCGGTACCGCGCAGTGTGGCCGCTGATGCCGAGCAGGTGCCGGGAGTGATCGTCTATAATATTGACAACATTCAGCAGCGCGCCAATGAAGCCCTGAGCCGCCGTTTGGCTTCTATTCCACAGGTCGAATCCATCATTACGCAGGCATTGGAAGAATTTGGAGATTGGTCGAAAGAGATGATCGTATCTCCGACCATTCAGAAATTGAAAAATGCCCTCGAACAGATCCGTCAGGAAGAATTGGCTCGGTACATGAAGTCAATGAATCAGGAAGAAGCCGCGAAGATCGACAAAATTACGTCCGGCATGATGCAAAAGATCCTCAAGCTGCCCGTTCTTCAACTCAAAGCAGCCTGCAAGCGCGGAGAAGCCGAAACGCTCATCGACGTGTTGAACGACCTGTTTAATCTGGAGCAACAGCCTGAGCGCAAATAG
- a CDS encoding DmpA family aminopeptidase, giving the protein MRYGFGLCIIMLIGILPSSFAQNKRLRELGVKIGVMPTGKRNAITDVGGVKVGQTTLIAGDSVRTGATVILPHGGNVFQQKVPAAIELGNGFGKLIGYSQVAELGNLETPIVLTNTLNVSTAAAALVDWTLTQKGNENVRSVNPIVGETNDSYLNDIRGRHVKQTDIIQALQTAVAGNVEEGNVGAGTGTVCFGWKGGIGTSSRKLPAALGGYTVGVLVQTNFGGVLEVAGVPVGVELGKYSFKETLDRSGDGSCMIVVATDAPLDARNLKRLAKRTLLGLGKTGGIMANGSGDYVIAFSTAYTVPHDSNSKFEEQKLLRNDDTSPLFLAVIEATEEAILNSLFMAKTTKGYQGHTVEALPVPKVVDILKKYGKIK; this is encoded by the coding sequence ATGAGATATGGTTTCGGCCTGTGCATTATCATGCTGATAGGCATCCTGCCTTCTTCTTTTGCCCAGAATAAACGTCTCCGTGAGTTGGGCGTCAAAATAGGCGTGATGCCTACGGGGAAACGGAATGCCATCACGGATGTAGGCGGTGTAAAAGTCGGTCAAACGACCCTTATCGCCGGCGATAGCGTTCGAACGGGAGCAACGGTTATTTTACCGCACGGCGGAAATGTATTTCAGCAAAAAGTACCCGCCGCGATTGAGTTGGGTAATGGCTTTGGAAAGCTCATCGGTTACAGTCAGGTGGCTGAATTAGGCAATTTGGAAACGCCCATTGTGCTGACCAATACCCTCAACGTTTCTACGGCCGCTGCTGCCTTGGTCGATTGGACCTTGACCCAAAAAGGAAACGAGAATGTTCGGTCGGTCAATCCCATTGTGGGAGAAACCAATGACAGTTACCTGAACGACATCCGGGGAAGGCACGTAAAGCAGACCGATATTATACAGGCCCTCCAAACGGCGGTAGCCGGAAATGTAGAGGAGGGAAATGTAGGGGCCGGAACGGGTACGGTATGCTTTGGGTGGAAGGGAGGTATCGGCACATCTTCACGTAAACTTCCTGCGGCATTGGGCGGGTATACCGTGGGTGTTCTGGTACAGACCAATTTTGGTGGGGTATTGGAGGTGGCCGGAGTTCCGGTAGGTGTAGAATTAGGTAAATATTCCTTCAAAGAAACCCTCGACCGGTCGGGGGATGGCTCCTGCATGATCGTTGTAGCGACCGATGCCCCTCTGGATGCCCGAAATCTCAAACGATTGGCCAAGCGGACCCTCCTCGGATTGGGGAAAACGGGCGGTATCATGGCCAACGGCAGCGGAGATTATGTCATTGCCTTTTCAACGGCCTATACCGTTCCGCACGATTCCAACTCAAAATTTGAGGAACAAAAACTCCTTCGAAATGATGATACCTCGCCTTTATTTTTAGCGGTGATCGAAGCTACCGAAGAAGCCATCCTCAATTCGTTATTCATGGCAAAGACAACCAAAGGCTATCAAGGTCATACGGTAGAGGCACTTCCGGTGCCGAAAGTGGTGGATATCCTTAAAAAGTACGGGAAAATAAAATAG